A region of Kwoniella shivajii chromosome 11, complete sequence DNA encodes the following proteins:
- a CDS encoding ubiquitin-conjugating enzyme E2 2, with product MSTAAKRRLIRDFKRLASDPPIGISGSPNPDNIMIWNAVIFGPPDTPFEDGSFRLTLTFSDSYPNKPPTVRFVSKMFHPNIYANGELCLDILQNRWSPTYDVAAILTSVQSLLNDPNPASPANVDAAQLFKENLKEYERRVKQTVEQSWLDNPDEIESEPTASTSVQAVPA from the exons ATG TCTACAGCAGCTAAAAGACGTCTGATTAGGGATTTCAAGAGACTCGCTTCCGATCCTCCTATAGGTATATCAGGAAGCCCAAATCCTGACAATATCATGATTTGGAATGCAGTCATCTTTGGTCCTC CCGACACACCAttcgaagatggatcattTCGCCTAACATTGACATTTTCCGACTCATATCCCAATAAACCACCAACAGTCAGATTCGTTTCAAAGATGTTCCATCCCAACATATATGCCAATGGAGAATTATGTTTGGATATCTTACAGAATCGTTGGAGTCCAACTTACGATGTTGCTGCCATCTTGACCAGTGTACAGAGTTTATTGAATGATCCTAATCctgcaag TCCCGCCAATGTGGATGCTGCTCAGTTATTCAAGGAGAACCTCAAAGAatatgaaagaagagtaaag CAAACGGTCGAACAATCATGGCTTGATAATCCCGATGAGATAGAATCTGAACCTACAGCAAGTACATCAGTCCAAGCTGTTCCTGCCTAG